From the Candidatus Polarisedimenticolia bacterium genome, one window contains:
- a CDS encoding carboxypeptidase regulatory-like domain-containing protein → MRTRFSTLLALATAFCLAVTAVLAVSGEIRGIVVDRSGTPLPGVTVVVRNDALGVPERGGVTDTRGTFRIIGLPAGPGYRLRASMPTYAATEFADLTVPDGGAFNQDVVLRPASELKETVKVEGKADVVDTDTVATSTSFSSEFISGLPVLGRDYQDILSLAPGVTDVNNTGNPNIHGARDTDVLTLVDGVNTTDPFSGYYGQQLNIESIQEIEVITSGSRAEFSRAQGGFVNILTKSGGNDFKGSAKFYIRTNRLDGDGAGTDDPELVGGLGSASFSDLRFTDLYPYLSLSGPILHDKLWYIVSGEYVQVETPVDAITQAYVVGTHGYRAFGKSTWQINTANKLALSLTVDRTQDDNQGLSSVVPIESGYTFKRGGPTYTLRESAVFSPTMFLDSAVSWFDNNFQQRATSNPDTNGNGVLYVDDVPALGGNADGFLQGRERDPGEDYDRDRRYDVFEDYNFDGVLAALEDLDKDGRLTPAVGCEGAEHEDVNCNGTFDFEDDLNHNGTADPFEDTGIPCALSLQCPDGVIPGTRGNGRLDSEDANGNGQLDVVGTSGLTPFPFWNDANGDGQKEPSEYRTPLAPDLDFTRDVSGRYSGPYPYESDDNRTRLTFKEDLSLFVGEFGGSHDLKIGGSFEKEGYEGTLWQRSSLRIPRPRTASRTLGGSAPTTPSAVTAILGIPRSVDAESTGKNFGVYIQDTWKPIANLTVGLGLRLDVEDLSSFGYTYFEPSAERAHYNNLMEVTGIDLSHDDVNAERQGLCRDPIYGGSCVGIPPSLAVLYSAIRTQAPKRLTRHNSQVEILGAHLSSALGTDTDINDLIALGYNIRQREPLEIQ, encoded by the coding sequence TCGCCTGCGGGCATCGATGCCGACCTATGCCGCGACGGAGTTCGCCGATCTGACGGTCCCCGACGGAGGAGCCTTCAATCAGGACGTCGTCCTGCGGCCCGCCTCCGAGCTCAAGGAGACAGTCAAAGTCGAAGGAAAAGCCGACGTCGTCGATACCGACACCGTCGCCACCTCCACCAGCTTCTCCTCCGAGTTCATCTCGGGGCTGCCGGTCCTGGGCAGGGACTATCAGGACATCCTGAGCCTCGCCCCCGGCGTCACCGACGTGAACAACACCGGCAACCCGAACATCCACGGGGCGCGCGACACCGACGTGTTGACGCTGGTGGACGGCGTCAATACCACCGATCCCTTCTCCGGCTATTACGGCCAGCAGCTCAACATCGAGTCGATCCAGGAAATCGAGGTCATTACCTCGGGCAGCCGCGCCGAATTCAGCCGGGCCCAGGGGGGGTTCGTCAACATCCTCACGAAATCGGGCGGCAACGATTTCAAGGGCTCCGCCAAATTCTACATTCGCACCAACCGCCTGGATGGCGACGGGGCGGGGACCGATGACCCGGAGCTCGTCGGGGGGCTGGGCAGCGCAAGCTTCAGCGATCTGCGCTTCACCGATCTCTACCCTTACCTTTCCCTGTCCGGACCGATCCTGCACGACAAGCTCTGGTACATCGTCTCCGGGGAGTATGTGCAGGTGGAGACACCGGTCGATGCGATCACCCAGGCCTACGTGGTAGGGACCCACGGCTACCGAGCCTTCGGGAAGAGCACCTGGCAGATCAATACGGCCAACAAGCTCGCCCTCTCCCTCACGGTCGACCGGACCCAGGATGACAACCAGGGCCTGAGCAGCGTGGTGCCCATCGAGTCGGGATACACCTTCAAGCGGGGAGGGCCGACCTACACGCTGCGCGAGTCGGCGGTCTTCAGCCCGACGATGTTCCTCGATTCGGCCGTCTCCTGGTTCGACAACAACTTCCAGCAGCGCGCCACGAGCAATCCCGACACCAATGGCAACGGCGTTCTCTACGTGGACGACGTCCCCGCCCTTGGAGGCAATGCCGACGGCTTCCTGCAGGGACGTGAGCGCGACCCGGGAGAGGATTACGACCGCGACCGGCGCTACGACGTCTTCGAGGATTACAACTTCGACGGCGTGCTGGCCGCCCTTGAGGACTTGGACAAGGACGGCAGGCTCACGCCGGCGGTGGGGTGCGAAGGGGCCGAACATGAGGATGTCAATTGCAACGGTACCTTCGATTTCGAGGATGACCTCAACCATAACGGGACGGCCGATCCTTTTGAAGACACCGGAATCCCCTGCGCACTGTCGCTCCAGTGCCCCGACGGCGTCATCCCCGGCACGCGCGGCAATGGCCGGCTCGATTCGGAGGATGCCAACGGCAACGGCCAGCTCGATGTGGTGGGAACCTCGGGACTGACTCCTTTTCCGTTCTGGAACGACGCGAACGGCGACGGCCAAAAAGAACCCAGCGAGTACCGCACTCCGCTGGCCCCCGATCTCGACTTCACCCGCGACGTTTCGGGACGCTACAGCGGGCCCTACCCCTACGAGTCCGACGACAACCGCACCCGCCTCACCTTCAAGGAAGACCTCTCCCTGTTCGTCGGGGAATTCGGCGGCTCGCACGATCTCAAGATCGGCGGCTCGTTCGAAAAGGAAGGATACGAAGGGACACTCTGGCAGCGCTCCTCCCTGCGCATCCCCAGGCCGAGGACCGCCTCCAGGACCCTGGGTGGCTCTGCGCCGACCACTCCCAGCGCAGTGACGGCAATTCTTGGCATCCCTAGGTCTGTGGACGCCGAGTCGACCGGCAAGAACTTCGGGGTCTATATCCAGGACACCTGGAAGCCGATCGCGAACCTCACGGTCGGCCTCGGCCTGCGCCTGGACGTCGAGGATCTCAGCTCGTTCGGCTACACCTACTTCGAGCCGTCCGCCGAGAGGGCGCACTACAACAACCTGATGGAGGTGACCGGGATCGACCTCTCGCACGACGATGTGAACGCGGAGAGACAGGGGCTCTGCCGGGATCCCATCTACGGGGGCAGCTGCGTCGGGATTCCCCCGTCGCTGGCTGTGCTCTATTCGGCGATCCGGACCCAGGCTCCGAAGCGCCTCACACGGCACAACTCCCAGGTGGAAATCCTGGGAGCTCATCTGTCCAGCGCGCTCGGGACCGACACCGACATCAACGATCTGATCGCCCTGGGCTACAACATTCGCCAGCGAGAGCCGCTGGAGATCCAG